The following coding sequences lie in one Spinacia oleracea cultivar Varoflay chromosome 1, BTI_SOV_V1, whole genome shotgun sequence genomic window:
- the LOC110805013 gene encoding dolichyl-diphosphooligosaccharide--protein glycosyltransferase subunit 4A, with product MIDDQMLGFFANSIGISLFMLIIAYHYVMADPRYEGN from the coding sequence ATGATTGACGATCAGATGCTGGGATTTTTCGCCAATTCTATTGGAATCAGCTTGTTCATGCTTATCATTGCTTACCATTATGTAATGGCTGACCCCAGATACGAAGGCAACTGA
- the LOC110805009 gene encoding uncharacterized protein isoform X1, producing MADSFSVPDNRKGLNRTVVCGKIQPFKCLVASIPKHCSMKALKRIVNVDKKLLGVATISEAGLFLLKIAVLEAVRRFSQVHCPFLWRSLQALQFICLPPLKWIQKWGIFRGLVKSMQALSRPLLLLSVATSLANRSDDGEENPGSSEFSDASQPQSDSLTNRASESRVIETQAPEKWMLQLFAELEKEGIVLPERITEDDLRRLYHVANGDFSSFFSSVKRTINWRRNFRFMSVQELEEWSEMVFWHGCDVKRHPCLIIRVQSACSYIMSGERYRLPEVVVSQIEYGILHLVRAEDPLITVLMDCQGLSPFGFPVHMMRSCAVLLQDHYPNRLAALFVVRLPPIARVIAQTLFQVLRPATRRKLRIFGDDYQKFLSEHLQTLPSFLGGDCSCPKCSKSVGKEKTVVGPSIVYEAENVSPHSASASVSAYCSDDFEFIKCDKVLKSIAIGLLLVLLYILLTIRFHNLEGIQLYTSGW from the exons ATGGCGGATTCTTTTAGTGTTCCTGATAATAGAAAGGGCCTCAACCGTACTGTGGTTTGTGGCAAAATtcaaccctttaaatgtttggTTGCGTCTATTCCAAAACACTGTTCAATGAAAGCTTTGAAACGCATCGTTAACGTGGACAAAAAATTATTGGGTGTGGCTACTATCTCTGAAGCTGGACTATTCCTCTTGAAAATTGCAGTTCTAGAGGCAGTGAGGAGGTTTTCACAGGTTCATTGTCCATTCTTGTGGCGCAGTCTCCAGGCTTTGCAATTTATTTGTTTACCCCCCCTTAAGTGGATTCAGAAGTGGGGAATTTTTAGGGGTTTGGTTAAGTCCATGCAG GCTTTGTCTAGACCGCTTTTACTTCTCTCAGTTGCGACATCTCTCGCTAATCGATCAGACGATGGTGAAGAAAATCCAGGAAGTTCAGAATTTTCAGATGCTTCTCAGCCACAATCTGATTCCTTGACTAACAGAGCATCAGAGTCAAG AGTAATTGAAACTCAAGCCCCAGAGAAGTGGATGTTGCAACTTTTTGCGGAGCTAGAAAAGGAGGGAATTGTTTTGCCAGAGAG GATTACTGAGGATGATCTTCGTAGATTATATCATGTTGCAAATGGTGATTTCTCAAGCTTCTTCTCTTCAGTCAAAAGAACAATCAACTGGAGGCGAAATTTTAGGTTTATGTCAGTGCAAGAGCTTGAAGAGTGGTCGGAGATGGTGTTTTGGCATGGATGTGATGTTAAGAGGCACCCTTGCTTAATTATTCGAGTTCAATCTGCATGCTCTTATATAATGTCTGGGGAAAGATATCGCTTGCCTGAAGTAGTTG tttctCAGATAGAATATGGGATTCTCCACCTGGTTCGTGCTGAAGATCCTTTAATCACAGTGCTAATGGACTGTCAAGGGTTGAGTCCGTTTGGTTTCCCAGTACACATGATGAGATCCTGTGCTGTGCTTTTGCAAGACCATTACCCGAATAGGCTTGCTGCTTTATTTGTTGTGCGGTTGCCTCCCATTGCTCGTGTTATTGCACAAACTCTTTTTCAG GTGTTGAGACCAGCTACGAGGCGGAAACTTCGAATATTTGGGGACGACTACCAAAAGTTTTTGTCAGAGCATCTTCAGACGCTTCCTTCTTTCCTTGGCGGTGATTGCTCGTGCCCAAAATGCTCAAAATCTGTTGGTAAAGAGAAGACTGTGGTTGGACCTAGTATAGTATATGAAGCTGAGAATGTTTCACCCCATTCTGCTTCTGCTTCTGTTTCTGCTTACTGCTCTGATGACTTTGAATTTATCAAGTGTGACAAGGTACTGAAAAGCATTGCTATCGGTCTTCTCCTTGTGCTGCTATACATTCTTTTGACTATTCGGTTTCATAATCTGGAAGGCATACAGTTGTACACAAGTGGCTGGTAG
- the LOC110805009 gene encoding sec14 cytosolic factor isoform X2, whose product MQALSRPLLLLSVATSLANRSDDGEENPGSSEFSDASQPQSDSLTNRASESRVIETQAPEKWMLQLFAELEKEGIVLPERITEDDLRRLYHVANGDFSSFFSSVKRTINWRRNFRFMSVQELEEWSEMVFWHGCDVKRHPCLIIRVQSACSYIMSGERYRLPEVVVSQIEYGILHLVRAEDPLITVLMDCQGLSPFGFPVHMMRSCAVLLQDHYPNRLAALFVVRLPPIARVIAQTLFQVLRPATRRKLRIFGDDYQKFLSEHLQTLPSFLGGDCSCPKCSKSVGKEKTVVGPSIVYEAENVSPHSASASVSAYCSDDFEFIKCDKVLKSIAIGLLLVLLYILLTIRFHNLEGIQLYTSGW is encoded by the exons ATGCAG GCTTTGTCTAGACCGCTTTTACTTCTCTCAGTTGCGACATCTCTCGCTAATCGATCAGACGATGGTGAAGAAAATCCAGGAAGTTCAGAATTTTCAGATGCTTCTCAGCCACAATCTGATTCCTTGACTAACAGAGCATCAGAGTCAAG AGTAATTGAAACTCAAGCCCCAGAGAAGTGGATGTTGCAACTTTTTGCGGAGCTAGAAAAGGAGGGAATTGTTTTGCCAGAGAG GATTACTGAGGATGATCTTCGTAGATTATATCATGTTGCAAATGGTGATTTCTCAAGCTTCTTCTCTTCAGTCAAAAGAACAATCAACTGGAGGCGAAATTTTAGGTTTATGTCAGTGCAAGAGCTTGAAGAGTGGTCGGAGATGGTGTTTTGGCATGGATGTGATGTTAAGAGGCACCCTTGCTTAATTATTCGAGTTCAATCTGCATGCTCTTATATAATGTCTGGGGAAAGATATCGCTTGCCTGAAGTAGTTG tttctCAGATAGAATATGGGATTCTCCACCTGGTTCGTGCTGAAGATCCTTTAATCACAGTGCTAATGGACTGTCAAGGGTTGAGTCCGTTTGGTTTCCCAGTACACATGATGAGATCCTGTGCTGTGCTTTTGCAAGACCATTACCCGAATAGGCTTGCTGCTTTATTTGTTGTGCGGTTGCCTCCCATTGCTCGTGTTATTGCACAAACTCTTTTTCAG GTGTTGAGACCAGCTACGAGGCGGAAACTTCGAATATTTGGGGACGACTACCAAAAGTTTTTGTCAGAGCATCTTCAGACGCTTCCTTCTTTCCTTGGCGGTGATTGCTCGTGCCCAAAATGCTCAAAATCTGTTGGTAAAGAGAAGACTGTGGTTGGACCTAGTATAGTATATGAAGCTGAGAATGTTTCACCCCATTCTGCTTCTGCTTCTGTTTCTGCTTACTGCTCTGATGACTTTGAATTTATCAAGTGTGACAAGGTACTGAAAAGCATTGCTATCGGTCTTCTCCTTGTGCTGCTATACATTCTTTTGACTATTCGGTTTCATAATCTGGAAGGCATACAGTTGTACACAAGTGGCTGGTAG